In Babesia microti strain RI chromosome IV, complete genome, the sequence GCAATCTACCAAATTGAGTCATCGGCTACCGTGAAATCCATCATCCTCACGATCCCAACGCACCTGGTAAAGGACGTGtttttgaatttatcaaaGAGGGATTACCTGAAGGAGCAGGTGGTGGATAAGGGACTGGAATTTTACCATAGAATCGATagaattgtcaaattctTCGAGCTGCAGCAGGAGTGGTCTTTAGCAGTCTCTAAAGAGCACTCTGACCTCAAAGCAGTCTCCCAAGCCCTAACGCTATGCGACTCCGGCATTGAATATCCAGAGTCCAAGCCCGCAAACCCAAAGGTTAAAATGTCCACAAAATTGAAGGTCCACTCGCTCAGCCTCTGTGCAGGGGCACCTAATGACGTGGAAATTTCTGCCAGGAAGCTATCGTTAGATTTAGCGGTACAGATAAATGGACAGGCATCTGCATGCATCAAGGCAAAGTACGCCAAATTGTCAACAGGCGCTGGGCCAGTCCTCCTCTGTGcaaatgatacaaatttcCTGCAATTTGACCTCAGTCTCCAGAGACTCGAATCCCTGGCCTTCCAATACGACGTGCAGTCTGCCCTCTCAATTTCAAGTCCTGTGCTAGACCCGGCGCACATAGGTGCCCTAACAGATTCCATCGCGGCGATTTGTGGAGCTGTCCCGCAGTTGAAGGGAGGGAACAGCCCCTGGGCCCAGGGCTCTTTCAGAGGCAATGTAGCCCAGGCGCTCTGCCTGGCCCGTATCAGGCTCACAGCGACTGTGGACGATTTGGTGCTAATTCTACAGCCTGGCCCGGGGGATGAGGTCTTCCTCTACTCCCGCGCCAGGCTGAAAGCCCTCTACGACTTGGCCACGGGCCCAGACTCTGTGCCCCCGCCCTTCATAGATTCAGATGGCATGGCGAGGCACCTACTGGTAACCGTAGAGGAGACGCGTATCAGTTTGAAAAGGGGCGCTATGCTGCTCTACATAGCCGAGATCAAGGAAGTCTCTATGCAGGCGACGCTCTTAGCATCGTCATATGGAGGAAAGGAAAGCGTTGAATTCCGCCCTAGAATGGAGGCCCCTATCCCCACTCTCTCTGCGGTGGAACATCAAGAATCAAAGTCTCCCAAAACCCCATATCCCGTGGGGTTTCAAGGAAGCAGGTACCGCGATATAGTCagaaaaattaaaatcgCCATGCGACTTGGGGGACACAAACAACCGAGTGATGCAAACCCAGTAGAAACAGACGCTAAACCTGCGCAACTCGTTCAAGCACAAATGATAGGGAACATAGGAAGCAGTGGGCATATCCTATACGCGGCTGAACTAATAGCGACTAGGGCAAAAGTATGGGCAATCCCAGACCGTAGCACATCCAGGGGCGTCCGTGGAACGGAAGAGGGGCTTAACCTGTTGATCGAAAACGTAAGCGGCGACCTGCTGCGCCTTCAGGCGTGTGGATTGCTAGGTCTAGACCCTGCCAAATGCGTAATGACACTCTCGGTCGTGCTGGGACAACTCTGCATCTACCTTGACTCCAGGCCCCTAATCATACCCTGCGGGAACATAAGCTCCAGGGCTGGAAGTGGAAGGTTCAGCTCTGCAGCCCCCGGGTTAGGGAGTTCCGTCCCAGTTACGGTCTGGGCCAAGGCCACAGTGGAGGGCATAAGGCTGCACCTACCGCCGCCGCGCGTCTCCAGCCTAGAAAGCGACAAAAAGTTCTCCATATACCAGCTAGAGATGAAGACAAGCCTGTACGGGCTGGCCAGTGGCGCCTGCAACGAGACAGACGTGGCCGATTTGTGGAAGCAACGCCATCTCGTTACGTGCGGCGAGTGGAGAAACTTGCGCATCGCCCACAATACCTACACAGAGATGCATCGTCTTTTTTGCACTATGGCCGCGCCTAGCCATAGGCTGGTCGCCCTGCTCTCAGCCGAGAGCTTCACTGCGGAACTACAACCCCCCCCCCGGCTCGCAGACAGGCTGCCGCACCTGAGGCTGCTCTCTGATTGTCTGAACGGAACGGCAGTTGTGGACAGGCTAACCCGTAGCGTGGAGGCTGAATGTAAAATTCAAGAGTTCCAGCTCTACTGCGTGCTAGACGGCGCCTCTCAGACGATAATCAACGACTCATCTGCCCTATCCGACATAAGTATCGCATTCTACGGCTCCGGGGCCAAAAGGAGTCTATCTCTCTCCCTGGTGGACATTCAGGTCGTGATAGAGCTAGAGCTGATAGAGAAGCTACTTGCCCTCGGCCCTTCCGCGCCTCGAGCGAATACAAACAATACTGCTACTACAACTACTACAGCTACTGCCGCCCCAAACCCAAACCGCCGCGGGGATGCTGATTTTTGGACTTCTCCTACTCCTACAGAGAGGTTGGGAGGGCTAGAAGTGTCCATAAACGCCTCCAGAGTAGCGCTGTGGCTCGTCAGAAAGCAGCGGACAATGAGCGATAAGGCACTCCATATACACCCGGCAGTTATAGAACAGGCTGAAAAACTGCTGGATTATGAGTGCCAGTGCGCCGACCCAGTTAACGACCTCTCCGGACTGGGAGCAAGCCTTTCGGCGACCGTCAACCTCTCGGAAGACGGCCTCGTGCTGGACTGCAGTGGCCTTTCGCTCTACTGGGGGGCGCCTAACAGCGCCCTCTACAACGtggaaattttatcctTCTCTGACCTCACCGCCGGGCTTACCAGAAATGGGTCTTCCAGGGACGTAGACGTCCTCGTAGATAGCATCACCGTTAGGTTACCCCTCCTCATTGCCGGGCCGGCCCTTGACTTTCTCAAGGCACTGAAAAAAATGGCCCGGAGACTTGTGCCGGCGAAGGGGTCTTCGCCGGCGGCGCCGGGACTGCCTGCTCCGATCCGCATGAACGCCATGGCAAAGGAGATGCGTGGCTCTGTCTATAGTGGAATTTCCTCTCTAGATTCCACACTGCTCGCCAGGCTCTCCCTGCATGGCGCCCAGGTAGCGCTGGCGCTCGACGCCGCACCGCGCCCGAGCCGAGTTGCCGTGGACGCCGTCCTAGCCCTGGACGGGTGGAACGACCTGCGAGTGCCCTTTGCCATCCTGCACAGGGCGCCCCTGTCCCTGGCCCTAACACTTTACTGCGGGGGCTCCACCCCCGCCGCCCAAACTTGGAGCGCCTCGGCAGAGCTCGGCGCCGTCTCGCTGGTCCTAAGCTATGACCTCTGCCGGCTGCTGAGGCACCTCAGCTGCGTCGTTCCGCAGAGAGTGGGATCTAGCGAGTGCCTGGTATACAACGAGTTGGAGCAGCTCGTTGGGCTCGACCTAATAGGCGCTAGGGAGCCCGTGCTCGTGCCCCGTTTCTGCTTCCGCAGGGTTAACCTACCGCTCTCGCACGTGTTCAACGCCAACGTGCTCTTCATCAACGAGGCCGGCTGCGACAGGAAAATATTCGACCGGAAGCGTGCCAAACTGCTACTCTACGGCAACACCAACGACGTATCCAGTGCGCTGGCCGGCCACAGGTTCTCAGGCGATAAAATATGGGGCCCGGGTACGAGCTTGCCAGTAGTGGCACCCATCATCCACCCGGGCTCCGTGCCTTGCCTGGTCGTTGGCTCCATCCTGCGGGTTGAAAACCGCACCAGGATGACTCTCTCAGTCCTTTGCGTAAACGACGCCGTAACTAAAACTTTCAACACACTAAACGCTATGTCTGGAGCTAATGCCGACGCGGGCAATGGGAACGAAAAGAGCCGCGTTGAACAGCTGGTACTGCAAGAAAATTGCTCCTCCTCTGTGCCCATTTCCTGGCTCCAGGCAGGAACCAGGGCTGAAATCTCCAATGAATCTGGAGATGTAGTCAGGCTCCCCGACCTCAATTCCCTGGCATTCGGCAGCTACAGGGCCGACAAATGGCCCGTGGTATTCAGCAAGACCTGTGGGGTCTCCGCCCGCCTGGACTTTACCCCCTCATGGGGCACCCGTCCCCGCTGCCTCGTCCTGGAGCCTATGGTGCGCTGCCACAACCACCTGCCCTGGCCCATAAAAATATGCGTACTGGGCAACGACGTCAGGACGGGTAAGGTCCTCAGCATACGTCCGCTGCAGTTTGCGGGGCTCTGCTGGGGGGAGTCCAAGCCTCTGCTGACCGTGCAGGCCGTCCTCCCGGGGGGCCTCCTCTTTGAGGGGAGGGCCCCCGTGGCGCTCAAAGAGGGCTCCAAGGTCACCCGCTGCCTGACCTGCTCCGATTCTGAGGAAAAAATCCCCATTGTCATCGCTGCTTCCAGGCACGTTCTTTCCGTCTTTATACCCGTACTGCTTAGAAACCTGATGAATGCCCCGGTATTTGTCAACCACAGGGCCCTGGAGCCGGAGGAAGTGGTCCACCTGTCCGTGGGCGATGCCACTGCCCTGCGCATCTCAACTCACAATCCAACCCACAGCTCATCTCACGGTTCAATTCACAATTGCGGCTTGGACCGCGCCCAGGAGCTGCCTAGTTCATTAAAGGTCAACCTGCTCAACCCTGTACGTGGAGGTGTGTTGGTGGACGCTCAGTCTGTCACTAGCCGCTCCATTGGCTGGTCTTTATGGGCCCTGCAGTCGCAGCTGCCGCTCAATTCAACCCTGTTAGCCACCATTCACAGTTTGTTTTGCATCACCAACAGCCTGCCTAACGACGTCTTCGTGCGTTGTGAGGGCGAATCTGTACCCATCCTGCTACGCAGCGGATCAACCGTGGAAACCAGCCACTGTTCCACGCGCAGGATTACCGTTTTAGACGTGGAGGGGAGCCAAGAGTTCAACTTTGAGTACGCTGAGCGGGAGGAGTGCATACAGCGCCTGTTGGGGCCTCACTTGATCGACGTCACCGTGGGGCCCCTGAGGACGCGGCGGTCCCTGTCCATGGGTAGTTGCGCCTTCGTACTGCAAAAGACGTGCGCCTATGAAATCACGCTTGAGCTGGCGGCTGAGCCTCGCTTTATCCTCTTTAACAACACGTGCGAGGCGCTCACCACGAGCAACTGCCTTTCGTGCGGGGGCGAGTACGTCCTGGGCCCTGGCGAGCGCTGCATCCTGGACGTCCCTGCCTGCCCCTCCTTCTCCCTTAGGTTGTCCATCGCCTCCCGTCCCGTCGTCATACCCTGCGGGGTTTCCTCCCCCGCCCCGGGGGGCGGGGAGGACGGGTCTGGCTGCGAGTACGCATTTCAGGTGACTAGGCGGGGCTCTCGCAGGCTCTACGTGGGCGCTGCCCCCAGGTTCGACGGGGGCGGTTCAGATCTGGGGAGTTCAGGTCTCGCGAGGGGTTCTAGTCTCGGCGAGCGGTGTCGAGCCTTGGGGGTGGTTCGAGTCTCAGCGGCCCGACTGACCCTTACGCTCGTAGATGAGGCTGCGCTGGCGGCGTTGCACCTGATCGGCATGAGCGCCAGCCTGGACCCGGGTCCTTCCGCCAGCTTGCGGGCCACGGTCAGCTCGCTCCACGTAGACCACTTCATCCCGGGCGGCGGTATCCCCGCCATAGTACAGACATCCAACGTGGATTCAGCAGACCCGATGCCATTTTTGGACCTGATTCTGCGCTGCGCCTCCTCTGGCGACTGGGAGGGTGAAAAGCTTGCGATGGAGGGTGAAAAGCTCGCGAATTTTGTCGAGCTTCTGTCTGTAAAAGTGGCTCCAGTCTGCATCAACATCGAATTTACCGTCATTAAACGCCTCCTTTCTGCCCTCAGGCGCATGCTGCCCCTGTTGGGCTCAGTGGCGTCCCGCCTCCAGCCTCGCCCTCCCTCCCATTCCGGCGCGCAGGGGTGGGCTAGCAGCTACCTGCACTTTGGGCTCGTTGAAGTGTCGCCCCTGTCAACGGCGATTTCAATTCGAACTGGCGGACAGGAGCCCTTTCAGGAACTATTTGCGCTAAAATTACTCGAGTGGTTGCCCTTAGACACCCCGAAAATCAACTTTAACCTAAACGGAGAAAAGGTTGAAAAATTTTGCGGCACGCCTAAGCAACTAGCCAAGCGTTTGGGCTCGGGTTATATCAAGCAGCTTTTGCGCCAGTCCATCCCCAGCGTCTGGCTGTCCTACCCCCTGGCCTTTTTGCTAGGCGTGCTACGCGCCCTTGGGGCGCTTTTTGCCACCCCTGCAAGGCTAATAAACGCACCAATCAGCAAGGATTCCTCCAGGCCGGAGGCTGCGCTGATCGGGGCGCGGTTGGGGATTATGCTCTCCATGCCGTACGTGGTTGGCGGCGCCTTCCAGACCCTGGGCCACACCCTTAACATGCTACACAAGATCTGTGGCGGGCAAAAGGTCACTCCTGTTGGCATTATCGACTCGCTCTGGCTATCAGTCAATGGCATGCTTGCCGACATATTCTACTATCCGTGGGTCGGTCTACGCAGCGAAAAACTGGCCTTTAGTAACGGCGTGGGCATATCACTTTTGGGCTATGCCCTTTGCTGCGTGCGTTGCGCCGCATGCCCTATTCTCGGGCTAATAAACCTACTAACCACTATTTGCGAGGGCTTTTCCAACACTCTCATAGGGGACTTTGAGCACTTTGCCCACCTATCGGACACGCCAGACTCGTAGATAGCCTGCACAGTGGCACAGTGCCACTGTGCCTACCAATGCCACATCGCTTCTGTTTCATGgcaaattgtacaataaaagttgataattttaactaGACTAACATGCCGATTCCTGTGGGTAACACAGGTTTAactcaaaattattgtagGTTGACTTGCAATATTATGAAGGCTACTGGTGCCAGGGATAAGGCTATGAATACGACCTCTCCATAGCACCCACGTCCAGGGACTCCACACCCGCCAGCGCAGAGTTCAGCCTCTCGAGGTTCTCCATCGCCTGACGCTGTTTCTCCTCAAACGCTATCTCCCTGGCCAGGTCCGCGGCCAGTTGCTCAGCAGTCTTTGTGTCGTAGCCGTAGCCAGAAGAGTCCACCTGACATACTGAATTGTTCCTTATCTGACGTCTTGTCTCCACGTTTGCCTTCTTTTCTTTCTTTACCTCGTGTGCCCACTTGACGCTCAGGGCTGTAGTGATGCCGGGGATGGGCTGGTCAGACATAGCTGCCTTGGCAAATTCCGCGGCCACGCGCAATCTAAAGTCTATAAATGCAATGCCCTTGCTGGACACTAAAGTTATGTCTTCTAGGGCGCCCCACCGAGAAAATTCCCTTATCAATGTAGCCTTCAAATCTTCCACCGGATTAGCGAGCGAACAATCGGGGTATACGTTGCCCAAAAAAAGGCTCTTGCCCtgcgataaaaatgacCCAACGCCCGTCATATCCTCCCGGTGCTTGGAATGACGATCTCTCCCAAATACGTCGCAACTTGCATCTATTCTTGCCTCGTCCTCAACTGTCGGTATCCTGTGGTAGTAGGTGCAATCACTACCGAATGAACAGCATCCGCGCGcaaaatataaacaaatatatccTTGTCCAGCATGGGGGTCCCAATCCGCCCTAGTGTACCCAGAATCAAGCTCTGGATCGCACTTTGTGGCCGCTGGAGGCCGTTCGTTAAGCTGGTGCCTAGGGTCGAAGCGGTCCGTCGCATATTTGCCGTACCATATGTTATAATTCTCGTTCCCCTGTACATACGACACAGAATTTCCGAGGCCAGGCTCTACCTGCCTCCTAGCCGGACCCCAACCAGGCGTAGTGTCCTCCAATTTTTCAAGGGCAGCTTCAGGTATGGGCTCGTAGATGAGCTCCTCCTCGCCAAGACCCACGGTTTCCCCTGGTGGTTTGTGGTACCCAGCGTTAAGAAAATTGTCAGAAAATGTTAATCCTAAAGAAAGTATATCGTGGACGGTGGCTTCCTTACTTTCAACTAGATCTTTAGCGAAAGGCGCATAGCCGAAATCAATGTAGTCTAGTGGGTTTGGTAGGGTACGATTTTCATTATTGTTTTTTTTCAGAGATGCTAATTTGGGTCCGCCCCTTTTCTTGGGCGGTAGCTCCTCGCCCATCCGCTTAGCGCCCATGTCACTCTATCATAATCCCACTAAGCCGTGGCATTTTGTGGTGCCTTTCACTATCGGCAAATATGGTAATATAGCGACTGCAGCAATGCACATGTATTATTACTAGACCATCACAGTGGCTATAATTTATGTGTGAACATGATCCTTCATGCTTCATCGGTTTTTCCATTCGTTAGTGGTATTTAGTTGGAGTTGTTCGTTTGCTTGTGGTTGGACCCTGCCCAGGAGTAGCCAATTGGGCGATAGCGGACAAGTGATAAGGCCATTTAGGCATAAGCAGCCCAGATTGCCCCGGGATGTTGTTATTACCCCTGAGCCCGGTCCATTTCAAGTACCATATCTAGAGCTGAAGGAATCTGCCTTTTGGGACCGGGAAAACTTTGATAAGTTACTACAGCAGGGAACTCAACTGTACGGTAAGAGTTTACATCCATTGGCTGCAAGGTGGATAAATTGCAGATTGAaggtaaaaattttataaattccttaaaatttttggacacatttcaaaattttaaaggAATTGTGTATATACTAGCCTATAAATTAACCTAGAGAATCAACCTTAATAATGACCCACAAATAGCAATTTCTATTGACAAATTCACCAGTAATTTGTCTCGCGATGGCATCCCGTACATCGACCAGCCTAGTATTTGCATAGAGGAGCTCTTGTCTACGAGGGTCGGAGAAAATAACCTGGAACAATATATACTTTTGCTATGGGACTACTTTCAACTCAATTATTTCAAGACGCTTATTCCCAGTTCACTAGATATGGAGTTTTGTCTCTCAGATACTTTTTTAGATACAGTCTCATTTTTCCCCTACTGCGAAAATGACATATACGCCTTTTGGGACGGGGATTCACTGGCCCTGCCCGtaatcattttttacaGACCATTACTCTTCGATAGTAATGGTAGGTGtttccaaaatttgctaaaattgACTGTTTTCCGCAGTGCATGCGAATTATTCTACAATCTATACTGGAGTGGTGATAAGGAAAATGAACAAAACTGGCAACGCTTCCAAATCCTACctaaaataatatcaaagTGCGAAAAAGAAGGGCTATTCACTACTGTTTTAAAAAACCCGTCATTCCGTTCCATGGATTATGCACTTGTGAACCTTCACAATAGGGCTGCCAGTCCCACAATGATGGATAAATTTCCATCCCTCATATACACCCCACAATCGTTTATTGAATCCGGAAAACTCAATGACTGGGATAAATCTCTGCAAATACCTCCGCAGATAGACACGCCCCTCGCCCTCTCCTCGATGGATTTATTCAAGGCAACTCTCAGCGAGACGGCTAAGGGCACTGAAGTAGTCAAACATATTGTAACAATGAAAATCCCCATAGATGAATTTTCTCGGGCCCTTCTAAAGGGCAATCTCGAGCAGGCAGCTAACGTCATTTCCCTGGGATACGACAAGTTACTGCTTCTCAAACCAGTGCAGCTTAACTTTGTGGAAAACGCACTTGTCACGGTATGTGATACTTTGACACAGACTTGTGAATCATTGCTAAAACCACATTTACAAACGCAGAATCGaaatgatacaaatgaCCCACAAAATGGGGAAAAAAAGAATTATGCAAATGATATGCTAGAagaaacaattattaaagcCTATCACTTTATCAGGCGTCTGTTTGACCAAATACGGGTGACAAATAACTACCCGTCTTTAGACTCCTCCTTTTTATCCGCGGCAGAGGGCACTATCTTAGCCAATACTGTGGCAGAATCTCGTGCTGATAAAATGATTGATCTggtcaaaaattatacgCCTGTGCTCTTCCCCAATGAATATCTCAACGACCTAATCCCCATTGAAGATCTCATAGCGCTAGAATACATTTTGAATTTCTATAACTTTAACCTATTCGGAGGCCGCTTGCCGACATCGCTGCATGTAAAGTTTGCAGAATTAACCGCTGATATTGATGCACAAAATAGCACCAAGGCAAAATTTGACGAAGCCGGTGACGATGGGGGGGGAAAAATTCCTCTCCTGACCGGGGGGTGGCAGGGGACCCCTTGTGAAGAAAATATAACTTCtcacaatttaaatttaagtACGAATGATTCCAACCATTCGGAACTGGGGCCTGTAACTATATACTTatccaataaattattggaGACCGCAGGCGGAGATAGTTGCGTCATATCTAGAAAagataaaaaaattctgATATGCAAATTATTGCTCGACGAGTGCGTAGAAATATTCAAACGCTCTGTCAACATAAATGAAGAGTATTGGTCCAgtgaattgattaattttcaCCTGAGCCATGTTATTGAAAAATCCAATTGCTGGCCCTTCCACTATGACGAAGCACTGCCCACGGGTACTCCCGGTCCAGACCACGCCTGTGGACATGAGCCTCACGTTGGCGCCACAGTAGATAAATTATCCCATACAGATCGAGCTTTGTTGTGTATGAAGAATAGATATTTCAGGCAAACGATAGACTTCGCATGGGAATCTGGAAAGCTTCCATTTAGACTAATAAACTCCTTGGCGTATTCTGGCAACCTTATGATGATAGAAAGCCTGCTAGGCTCCAAGCAGGCAATAGGATATTTTACCAAACTGGACTACAAGCAATTGTTACTCTATGAGAATTTGATTAAAGAGAGTGTCAAATCCAGTTTTTATGGTAACACTATTGAGTTACTGGCAGAGGCAATTAGTGCAATAGATGTTTCTTTTGAAAACATAAGGGTTGAATGGCATTTgcataatttaatttcatccaaAACCATTATGGAGGGGCTCATACACAGTTACAATAGACAGGCAGAAGCCATGGGCGAGGTTTGTTATGAGCAAAAGCTTTATCCATTTGGCCCATTCGGCCAATTTGTGGCGCTGGAAAATAATGATTTCGGGCCTCTGCAGCATTTGGATGTTCAGCCGTACATAGAATGTCTTAAAAAAGGCACCAGGAAGCATTTGAATGGGATGGAACGAAGGGACGTTTTGCAAAATCTATACCGTTATTACAATGACAAAATATTCTCTAATGCACTACCCGCAGTTGTTAAAGATCCACAAAATAATGAAACCACGTgtgatatcaaatttagTGACATTTGGAGGAGTGGGATCCTCTCAAATGTCGAATACACCCAGGATCTAAAGCCGATCATCACCATAGATGAGCATGTGAGTGATCTAAAGATGTTGAAtgatttgttattattacaGATGCTGAAAATGCACTATATGTACAAAGTTAATACGGCACCCAGTGTATTTGCAGAATCGTTACCCCCCGACTATAGCTTGGTGTTTGCTTCTTGTTCAAGAGAGATTAAAAGGAGGTTTGACGAAAAATATCTTGCCTCATTTAAATACCCAAAGACAGAGCATATAGCTGTCCATGATACCCTGAAGTCACTGCGAATTAGTCACTTTGTTAACCAGGTATTGGAAGGGCACTGCAAGACGAATAATTCTTCCAAAGACAAAGACTTCCAATTGATTAACGTTGCGATTGAATCTTCATTGTACGGATTTGCTCATTATCTTATAGAGTTGACAGATGCGAATGCAGATGCAACGGACGACAATCCTATTTCACTAACGGATAATATACCAAACTTTGAGTATTTTAGACCCCTGTTTGAAAAGCTGGGGCTACCATATACGATTGGTCAACTAGATCAGGAGTGGATCTCGAGGCTAACAGATGATGAGGCACTACAGTTGTCTCATATTACAGATGTAGATGATAACATCATTGGCATGCTGGCCT encodes:
- a CDS encoding hypothetical protein (overlaps_old_locusTagID:BBM_III08610); the encoded protein is MLHRFFHSLVVFSWSCSFACGWTLPRSSQLGDSGQVIRPFRHKQPRLPRDVVITPEPGPFQVPYLELKESAFWDRENFDKLLQQGTQLYGKSLHPLAARWINCRLKRINLNNDPQIAISIDKFTSNLSRDGIPYIDQPSICIEELLSTRVGENNLEQYILLLWDYFQLNYFKTLIPSSLDMEFCLSDTFLDTVSFFPYCENDIYAFWDGDSLALPVIIFYRPLLFDSNGRCFQNLLKLTVFRSACELFYNLYWSGDKENEQNWQRFQILPKIISKCEKEGLFTTVLKNPSFRSMDYALVNLHNRAASPTMMDKFPSLIYTPQSFIESGKLNDWDKSLQIPPQIDTPLALSSMDLFKATLSETAKGTEVVKHIVTMKIPIDEFSRALLKGNLEQAANVISLGYDKLLLLKPVQLNFVENALVTTCESLLKPHLQTQNRNDTNDPQNGEKKNYANDMLEETIIKAYHFIRRLFDQIRVTNNYPSLDSSFLSAAEGTILANTVAESRADKMIDLVKNYTPVLFPNEYLNDLIPIEDLIALEYILNFYNFNLFGGRLPTSLHVKFAELTADIDAQNSTKAKFDEAGDDGGGKIPLLTGGWQGTPCEENITSHNLNLSTNDSNHSELGPVTIYLSNKLLETAGGDSCVISRKDKKILICKLLLDECVEIFKRSVNINEEYWSSELINFHLSHVIEKSNCWPFHYDEALPTGTPGPDHACGHEPHVGATVDKLSHTDRALLCMKNRYFRQTIDFAWESGKLPFRLINSLAYSGNLMMIESLLGSKQAIGYFTKLDYKQLLLYENLIKESVKSSFYGNTIELLAEAISAIDVSFENIRVEWHLHNLISSKTIMEGLIHSYNRQAEAMGEVCYEQKLYPFGPFGQFVALENNDFGPLQHLDVQPYIECLKKGTRKHLNGMERRDVLQNLYRYYNDKIFSNALPAVVKDPQNNETTCDIKFSDIWRSGILSNVEYTQDLKPIITIDEHVSDLKMLNDLLLLQMLKMHYMYKVNTAPSVFAESLPPDYSLVFASCSREIKRRFDEKYLASFKYPKTEHIAVHDTLKSLRISHFVNQVLEGHCKTNNSSKDKDFQLINVAIESSLYGFAHYLIELTDANADATDDNPISLTDNIPNFEYFRPLFEKLGLPYTIGQLDQEWISRLTDDEALQLSHITDVDDNIIGMLASAGFGIERILELLSPGNSGARTVTTDIENPVTPDEAEGVELERDDGKESMVKAILSEYEPKVIHYTGAVIDEILSQRVEDARRFIWSLDANVREQIITLSVRLIEGMKGRGAIAADIADKALKNLTQILL